The nucleotide window ACTGAATAGTTTTTATCAGCAATCCAAACATTTCCTTGAAAAGCTAAATCACCATTTCTTCTAGGGAAAAAATAGATGTTATATAGCTTCTTTTTATTTTTTACAATACTATCATATAAAACATAATCATAAGTAGCAAAACCGTCTGAAGATAGGGGGCTAACAAATGACTTCTGTAATAGTGTAATGTTATTTTTAAATACATCAATGTTTTGAAAAGTATTTGACATTCTATCAAAAACAAAACCTTGAGCACCTAATCCTTCTTCTTTTTCAGCTTCGATATCGGTTCTAATATTGTTCTCTTTATTATTACCATATACATTGGCAACTTGCTCTCTTAAATATACAGGGATATAGTAATTAATACCGTCGTTGTCATATTTAATTTCAGAAATTGCTTTTTCGTAATCTTGTTTAAAAATTCTTTTAATGAATACTGTATCTAAATTATTAAGCCCAATTTCAATACTGGTATGTTTTTTAAATTGATAATTATCAACTAAGTTTAGGCCTAGTTTACGTTTACGCTTCCATACTTCTTTTAAAATTCTATAAGCAGGGTTTTCTTTTTTCTTTAGCCTTTTTTTAGGTTTAGTTACAACAATAACTTCTTCAAGTTCATTTGAAAGTTCTTTTAAAACAACATTAAGATATTTTGTTTTTTGATTAACTTTTAAAACTTGAGTTTTATATCCTATAAAAGATATTTCTAAAGTTCCTCTGTATTTTTTTGTTTTTAAAAAAAACTTACCATCATCACTAGTAGTAGTTCCATAAGTTGTGTTTTGTAAAAAAACATTAACAAATGGTAATGGATTATTAAATTCATCAACTACTTTCCCTTTTAAAGTTATTTGTGCACTAACTGAGGTAGTTATGAATATAAGTAAGTAAAACAGCCGAATTTTCATTATTTTCTTTTACTGCAAAATCCTTTTGATATAAAAAATCAAAAGGATTTTGGATTATTTTTTCAATTTCAATTTGTTTATTTGATGTATAAAACTTCTTTTACAGCAGTAACAACATCATTTGCGTTTGGTAACCATTTTTCTAATAAAACTGGTGAATACGGAGCAGGAGTATCAGCTGTCGTAATTCTTTTTATAGGTGCATCTAGATAATCAAAAGCTTCATCTTGAACTCTAAAAGTTATTTCTGAAGAAACACTTCCAAATGGCCAAGCTTCTTCTAGAACTACAAGTCTGTTTGTTTTCTTTACAGATTCTAAAATTGCATTATGATCCATAGGACGAACAGTTCGTAAATCGATAATTTCGATAGAAATACCTTCTTTAGCAAGTTCGTCAGCAGCTTTATAAGCTTCTTTAATTATTTTACCAAAAGAAACTACAGTAACATCAGTACCTTCTCTTTTAATATCTGCTACACCAATAGGTATTATGTATTCCCCTTCTGGAATTTCCATTTTATCACCATACATTTGTTCAGACTCCATGAAAATAACTGGATCATCATCACGAATTGCTGCTTTTAGTAAGCCTTTTGCATCGTATGGGTTTGAAGGAACGATAACTTTTAACCCAGGACAGTTAGCAAACCAGCTTTCAAAAGCTTGTGAATGAGTTGCAGCCAATTGACCAGCAGAAGCAGTTGGTCCTCTAAATACTATAGGACAATTGAATTGTCCTCCACTCATTTGTCTAATTTTAGCCGCGTTATTTATAATTTGATCAATTCCTACTAATGAGAAATTGAAAGTCATATATTCAACAATAGGGCGGTTTCCATTCATTGCTGAACCAACAGCAATTCCACCAAAACCTAATTCAGCAATAGGAGCATCAATTACACGTTTAGCACCAAATTCATCTAGCATCCCTTTACTAGCTTTATATGCACCATTGTACTCAGCAACTTCTTCACCTATTAAGTAAATGCTTTCATCTCTGCGCATTTCCTCACTCATTGCTTCGCAAACGGCCTCTCTAAATTGTACTGTTTTCATACGTTTTATAAGTAGTTGTTTATCAAGAGTGCAAAAGTAGTAAAAATAGATGTAATGTAAAGGTTAGAATTTTCTTAAAATCCAAATATCTTGTGTAGGTTTATTATTAATAATCCCTCTTTCAATATGCTTAAGTACTTTAAAGTTATTTGAGGTGCATAAATTATTAAAGAAAATAGGAGGGTGGTAAGTAGCAAAAAGTCTATTACCTTCTACTTTATATGAATGTTCAATTAGTTTTCCCTGATTAAAATTTATAGTCTCTTTCTTAGAAAGTTTGTTTTTATATGCATTTCCATGAGTTGTTATGAATAAAATAGCTCCTTTTTTTGAAACTCTATTTAATTCTTTTATCCATAAATGATGTTTTTCCTCTGATAGATGCGTGAAAATTGAAATGCTATAAATGAAATCAAAAAAGTTAGCTTGAAAATTTAAAGGAGGGGTTAAGTTGTTTTTAATAACATTTATATTCGATAAATTTTTTGAACACCATTTTATGTATTTTGAATTATAGTCAGAACCCCAAAAAATAGATTTTTTAATAAATTTAGGCATATGCCTTAATATTCTTCCAGTTCCGCAGCCCCAGTCTAAAACTTTAATGTTTGTTGGTTTTATGAATTCTTTAATGTGTTCAACAATCCATTCGGCTGTGTCTTCTCCACCAAAATATATTTTATGATAGTCTAAGCCAAAGGTTTCATACAAATAAAAATCAGGAGGTATTTTTACAAAAGGGTTTTCATTCAAAAAGATAGTATTCTTTTTTTTATTCTTGAATTTTTGATAAAAAAAATTCCCATGCTCAAAAAGAGGTAGTAGACCAATTAGTTTCACAGTTTTTTTAATTTTTCTCTTCATATTCAATGAGTAAGGTTTTTTAGCGAAATGATTAATTGCAAAAATAAAAAGGAAAAAATAATTTACTATGCACGCATAGTATTTTTAAAAAAAATGCGTAACTTCGTCGTTCAAAAAATAAGTTTCTTTAAAACAGCAATATATGAAAATATTAGTATGTATCAGTCACGTACCTGATACCACTTCAAAAATTAACTTTACAGATAGCGATACAAAGTTTGATACGAATGGAGTACAGTTTGTTATAAATCCATATGATGAGTTTAGTTTAACTAGAGCTATGTGGTTTAAAGAAAAGCAAGGTGCTTCGGTAACTGTAGTTAACGTTGGAGGAGCTTCAACTGAACCAACTTTGAGGAAAGCTTTGGCTATAGGAGCTGATGAGGCTATAAGAGTTAATGTTGAGCCAACTGATGGTTTAATGGTAGCGAAAGAATTAGCTGAGATAGTAAAAGAAGGTGGATACGATTTAGTATTAGCAGGGAAAGAATCTGCTGACTATAATGGGCAAATGGTTCCAGGAATGTTAGCTTCTTTAGTAGATTTCAATTTTGTTAATGGTTGTGTTGGGATGGAAGTAGAAGGAACTAATGTAACTTTAGATAGAGAAATAGATGGAGGAGAAGAAAAAGTTTCATCTGTTTTACCTATGGTAGTTGCTGGGCAAAAAGGGATCGTAGAAGAAAAAGATTTACGTATACCTAACATGAGAGGTATTATGATGGCTCGTAAAAAACCATTAAAGGTTGTTGAAGGAAGTGGAGCTGCTGCATCATCTGTAACAAAAACCTTTGAAAAACCAGTAGCAAAAGGAGCTGTTAAGTTAGTGGATAATGTTGATGATTTAATCAACTTATTACATAACGAAGCAAAAGCAATTTAAAAATAA belongs to Tenacibaculum sp. MAR_2010_89 and includes:
- a CDS encoding class I SAM-dependent methyltransferase, which encodes MKRKIKKTVKLIGLLPLFEHGNFFYQKFKNKKKNTIFLNENPFVKIPPDFYLYETFGLDYHKIYFGGEDTAEWIVEHIKEFIKPTNIKVLDWGCGTGRILRHMPKFIKKSIFWGSDYNSKYIKWCSKNLSNINVIKNNLTPPLNFQANFFDFIYSISIFTHLSEEKHHLWIKELNRVSKKGAILFITTHGNAYKNKLSKKETINFNQGKLIEHSYKVEGNRLFATYHPPIFFNNLCTSNNFKVLKHIERGIINNKPTQDIWILRKF
- a CDS encoding pyruvate dehydrogenase complex E1 component subunit beta, whose protein sequence is MKTVQFREAVCEAMSEEMRRDESIYLIGEEVAEYNGAYKASKGMLDEFGAKRVIDAPIAELGFGGIAVGSAMNGNRPIVEYMTFNFSLVGIDQIINNAAKIRQMSGGQFNCPIVFRGPTASAGQLAATHSQAFESWFANCPGLKVIVPSNPYDAKGLLKAAIRDDDPVIFMESEQMYGDKMEIPEGEYIIPIGVADIKREGTDVTVVSFGKIIKEAYKAADELAKEGISIEIIDLRTVRPMDHNAILESVKKTNRLVVLEEAWPFGSVSSEITFRVQDEAFDYLDAPIKRITTADTPAPYSPVLLEKWLPNANDVVTAVKEVLYIK
- a CDS encoding electron transfer flavoprotein subunit beta/FixA family protein; its protein translation is MKILVCISHVPDTTSKINFTDSDTKFDTNGVQFVINPYDEFSLTRAMWFKEKQGASVTVVNVGGASTEPTLRKALAIGADEAIRVNVEPTDGLMVAKELAEIVKEGGYDLVLAGKESADYNGQMVPGMLASLVDFNFVNGCVGMEVEGTNVTLDREIDGGEEKVSSVLPMVVAGQKGIVEEKDLRIPNMRGIMMARKKPLKVVEGSGAAASSVTKTFEKPVAKGAVKLVDNVDDLINLLHNEAKAI